The Coffea arabica cultivar ET-39 chromosome 4e, Coffea Arabica ET-39 HiFi, whole genome shotgun sequence genome includes a window with the following:
- the LOC113741522 gene encoding uncharacterized protein, translating to MASRTPREHIEEIRRTKFSIGGEPNPLTEDLHQAVKNLSAELYAKDIHFLMELIQNAEDNVYEEGVEPSLEFVITSKDITATGASATLLIFNNEKGFSPKNIESICSVGRSTKKGNRKSGYIGEKGIGFKSVFLITAQPYIFSNGYQIRFSEDPCVHCNVGYVVPEWVDENPSLPVLRQIYGSPTNLPTTVIVLPLKPDKVEPVKRQLSSIHPEVLLFLSKIKKLSVREDNKDPTRNTVSAISISSETDFVTRKNIDAQSYMLHLSAAEKGDAVAECSYYIWKQRFPVIEECRVERRMDVDDLVIMLALPIGERIHRGTSSPGIYAFLPTEMVTNFPFIIQADFVLSSSRESIRLDNAWNQGILNCVPSAFVNAFTSLVKSSENAPVSSLPPMFRFLPVNASPFTNLNSVRASIQKKLMDENIIPCELYSEQKIFQKPGEVSRLMPAFWELLRKGKKQGVSLSNISTHGRHILCSSFDEKKYDEVLTFLGLKYVDDEWYAKCIGSSNFVSGVSENLYLDFLLFLAENWGSFASTSFTNIPLLKYVRGDGVVCLCSINYSLGHPSMLLLSSESRHISWLIDWSKEFRCAGNQFFLPKSMQDLIWSYCMGKTILDWLVNQVKVGSVNVNDYASLLSKSLNGNPNSVVIYAHFLYHSLARNFLSKGEVDRLCFSMPLVDNYGQVTTGIGSILVPAKGSRWLQLIGSNPWRKEGYIELGEEYLHPGYHAGLYSSEKEFAEFLNVHLGASDIPDIPPPDAAIPSVYSMLTKQNAFLLLDWVHTLQRKQINIPAEFLTSMKEGNWVRVSLGGSAGCGPPSQSFLLSASSASNLQNAPILVDIPIIDQKFYGDRINNYVGELRILGVKFEFQEACQYIGNHLMSRVAASNLTRAEVLSILKFIEFLGDRMLPVDNFFASIKGKRWLRTSQGYKKPEESVLFNEDWKAASKTSNIPFLDQDFYGKEILSFKPELKLLGVVCCFNKCYMDVYIDNFKAPAAWNSLSAEAFLFILECLGMWNSSEKLVAALKHNKCLKTNMGFKSPAECYLFDPQWGFLLQVFNSFPIIDETFYRSRISSFKMELNMIGVHVQFEEAAGAFAKFFKQQASLRSISKDTVLSLLSCYRKLNAPGVLFPSDVKKCFNEEKWLRTKHGDYRSPKDCILYGTDWEPISEIAVLPFIDDLGYHSRKAIHKYKFELQELGVVVELRNGAKFVTAGLRLPDDPSSITPAAAYSLLECLKNLQREPNERVLDAFACKVDERWLKTTAGYRYSKECLLFGSKWKSILQQEDGPFIDENFYGSNIASYKKQLCALGVITDINSGCPLMANFLDFHTEFKAITRIYEYLYRFDWKPSDEGSKRIWIPSDNSTGEWVSPEKCVLHDTLGLFGSQLYVLEKHYQKDILSFFSSAFGVKANPSLDDYCKLWKIWVDSNRELSNADCCAFWGFVIKHWNSRTKELLSEELSKIPVFTGSDSTLLFDKHEVFIADDLFLKDHFGQLSSCPLFVWFPQPSLQYLPRGKLLEIYAQIGVRTLSESVEKKLLSLHGFHFKQVNPKEIFIGRGLSKLILGFLASPSLGLEAEKRHEALKCLLNITVLVTPEPINVGYKLLLSSGEFLYVEASRMIRWEREDSKFFLQKFDKSGSRRKMLEYATHFAEVLSEGIFQGFWEKEDHIYQLAELIKLGFMMEFDEAAIDFLMKTKNLEIFLEDEEFLSSAFSRH from the exons ATGGCTAGTAGGACACCAAGGGAGCACATAGAAGAGATACGGAGGACAAAGTTTTCTATTGGAGGAGAACCCAACCCACTCACTGAGGATCTTCATCAGGCTGTAAAGAATCTGTCTGCTGAGCTTTATGCCAAAGATATTCATTTTCTCATGGAACTCATTCAG AATGCAGAGGATAATGTGTATGAAGAAGGAGTAGAGCCATCCCTGGAGTTTGTTATAACCTCGAAGGACATAACAGCTACTGGAGCATCAGCTACACTCTTGATATTCAACAATGAGAAAGGTTTTTCCCCAAAGAACATTGAATCAATTTGTAGTGTTGGCCGCTCCACCAAGAAAGGGAACCGTAAAAGTGGTTACATTGGCGAGAAAG GGATTGGCTTCAAGAGTGTATTTCTGATCACCGCACAACCCTACATATTCAGCAACGGTTACCAAATACGATTTAGTGAAGACCCTTGCGTGCACTGTAATGTTGGCTATGTTGTCCCAGAATGGGTTGACGAAAATCCTTCTCTTCCTGTCCTACGACAAATATATGGCTCTCCAACTAATCTCCCAACGACAGTGATTGTGCTGCCTCTTAAGCCTGACAAGGTGGAACCTGTAAAGCGGCAGCTTTCAAGCATTCATCCAGAAGTTCTTCTGTTTCTTTCAAAGATAAAGAAGCTGTCTGTCAGGGAAGACAACAAGGATCCGACGCGCAATACTGTCAGTGCCATTTCTATTTCAAGTGAAACCGATTTTGTCACAAGGAAGAACATTGATGCCCAATCTTATATGCTCCACCTTTCTGCAGCTGAGAAAGGTGATGCTGTTGCAGAATGTAGTTACTATATATGGAAGCAGAGGTTTCCTGTCATAGAGGAGTGTAGAGTAGAAAGAAGAATGGATGTAGATGATTTGGTTATTATGTTGGCTTTACCGATTGGCGAGCGTATTCACAGAGGAACTAGCTCTCCGGGGATCTATGCTTTCCTTCCTACAGAGATGGTCACAAATTTCCCATTCATAATACAGGCGGATTTTGTTCTATCATCTTCCAGGGAAAGCATCCGTTTGGATAATGCTTGGAACCAAGGGATTCTTAACTGTGTGCCTTCAGCTTTTGTTAATGCATTCACTTCTCTTGTAAAATCAAGTGAAAATGCCCCAGTTTCTAGTTTGCCTCCTATGTTCAGATTTTTACCCGTAAATGCTTCTCCATTTACGAATCTTAATTCCGTGAGAGCCAGTATTCAAAAGAAGTTGATGGATGAAAATATTATCCCATGCGAGTTGTACTCAGAACAGAAGATTTTCCAGAAACCAGGTGAAGTGAGCAGGCTTATGCCTGCTTTCTGGGAATTGttaagaaagggaaagaagcaAGGAGTGAGCTTGTCCAATATTTCAACTCATGGAAGACACATTTTATGTTCTTCATTTGATGAAAAGAAGTACGATGAAGTATTAACTTTTCTGGGATTGAAATATGTAGATGATGAATGGTATGCTAAATGTATAGGAAGTTCTAATTTTGTATCGGGAGTGTCAGAGAATCTTTACTTGGATTTTCTCTTGTTCCTTGCTGAGAATTGGGGCTCCTTTGCAAGTACAAGTTTCACGAATATTCCACTTCTCAAGTATGTTCGTGGTGATGGAGTTGTGTGCTTGTGCAGCATCAATTACTCATTAGGCCATCCTTCCATGTTGCTACTGTCTAGTGAGTCCCGTCATATCTCTTGGCTGATTGATTGGAGCAAGGAATTCCGATGTGCAGGAAATCAATTTTTCTTGCCGAAATCCATGCAAGATTTAATTTGGTCCTATTGTATGGGGAAAACAAtattagattggcttgtaaatCAAGTCAAAGTTGGTTCTGTAAATGTGAACGACTATGCAAGTCTCCTCAGTAAGTCACTTAATGGAAACCCAAACTCTGTTGTCATCTATGCCCACTTCCTTTACCACTCTTTGGCAAGAAATTTTTTATCGAAAGGAGAAGTTGATCGACTTTGTTTTTCGATGCCACTAGTTGATAATTATGGGCAAGTGACCACTGGCATTGGAAGCATTCTTGTCCCAGCAAAGGGAAGCAGATGGTTACAACTGATTGGTTCAAATCCATGGAGAAAAGAAGGCTACATTGAGCTAGGAGAGGAATATTTGCATCCAGGCTATCATGCTGGTCTTTACAGCTCTGAAAAGGAGTTTGCAGAATTTCTTAATGTTCATCTTGGAGCATCAGATATACCTGATATACCTCCTCCAGATGCTGCAATTCCTAGTGTTTATTCCATGCTTACCAAGCAAAATGCATTCTTGCTACTGGATTGGGTTCATACTTTGCAAAGGAAGCAGATTAACATCCCAGCTGAGTTCTTGACAAGCATGAAGGAGGGTAATTGGGTAAGAGTTTCTTTGGGTGGCAGTGCTGGATGTGGACCTCCATCACAATCATTCTTGCTTTCGGCATCATCAGCGAGTAATCTGCAAAATGCACCAATCTTAGTTGATATTCCAATAATTGATCAGAAATTCTATGGTGATAGGATTAATAACTATGTGGGAGAGTTGAGGATACTCGGTGTCAAGTTTGAATTTCAAGAAGCCTGTCAATATATTGGCAACCATCTTATGTCCCGAGTAGCTGCATCAAATTTAACCAGAGCCGAGGTTCTTTCAATACTAAAGTTCATCGAGTTTTTGGGTGATAGAATGCTTCCTGTTGACAATTTCTTTGCCAGTATTAAAGGAAAAAGATGGCTGCGGACTTCCCAAGGCTACAAGAAGCCTGAAGAGTCTGTCCTCTTCAATGAGGACTGGAAAGCTGCATCGAAGACCAGTAACATTCCATTCCTTGATCAGGATTTCTACGGGAAGgagattctttctttcaaacCAGAACTGAAGCTACTTGGTGTGGTTTGTTGCTTCAATAAATGTTACATGGATGTATACATTGACAACTTCAAGGCTCCAGCAGCCTGGAACTCACTTTCTGCTGaagcttttcttttcattctcGAATGTTTAGGAATGTGGAATTCGTCTGAAAAACTTGTGGCGGCACTTAAGCATAACAAATGTTTGAAGACAAACATGGGATTCAAATCTCCAGCTGAATGTTACTTGTTTGATCCTCAATGGGGTTTTCTTCTGCAGGTTTTTAATAGTTTTCCTATTAtcgatgaaactttctacaggAGCAGAATCTCGTCTTTCAAAATGGAGTTAAACATGATAGGGGTGCACGTTCAATTTGAAGAAGCAGCTGGGGCATTTGCGAAGTTCTTTAAGCAGCAGGCATCACTGCGCTCGATAAGCAAGGATACTGTGCTTTCCCTTTTATCGTGCTATAGAAAACTAAATGCACCTGGTGTCCTGTTTCCTTCTGATGTGAAGAAATGCTTCAATGAAGAAAAATGGTTGAGGACTAAACACGGTGATTATAGATCCCCAAAAGATTGTATCCTATATGGAACAGACTGGGAACCAATTTCTGAAATTGCTGTTTTGCCTTTTATTGATGACCTCGGTTATCACTCCAGAAAGGCCATTCATAAGTATAAATTTGAGCTCCAAGAACTAGGAGTGGTGGTTGAACTGAGGAATGGTGCAAAATTTGTAACTGCTGGGCTTCGATTACCTGATGATCCAAGCAGCATAACACCTGCAGCTGCATATTCATTGTTGGAGTGCCTAAAGAATTTACAGAGAGAGCCGAATGAGCGTGTACTTGATGCCTTTGCATGTAAAGTTGACGAAAGATGGTTAAAGACAACTGCAGGCTACAGATATTCAAAGGAGTGCTTGTTGTTTGGTTCTAAATGGAAATCTATCTTACAGCAGGAAGATGGCCCATTCATTGATGAAAACTTCTATGGCTCCAATATTGCGTCTTACAAAAAGCAGCTCTGTGCATTGGGTGTTATTACTGATATCAACAGTGGGTGCCCATTGATGGccaattttcttgattttcataCAGAGTTTAAGGCCATCACTCGAATCTATGAATACCTGTACAGATTCGACTGGAAGCCAAGCGATGAAGGAAGCAAGAGGATATGGATTCCTAGTGACAATAGCACTGGAGAATGGGTGAGCCCTGAAAAGTGTGTTCTTCACGACACACTAGGCCTCTTTGGTTCTCAGTTGTATGTCTTGGAGAAGCACTATCAAAAGGATATTCTGAGCTTTTTCAGCAGTGCTTTTGGAGTTAAAGCTAATCCTTCCCTTGATGATTACTGCAAGTTGTGGAAGATATGGGTAGACAGCAACCGCGAATTATCAAATGCTGATTGTTGTGCTTTTTGGGGCTTTGTTATAAAGCACTGGAATTCACGGACTAAGGAACTTCTGTCAGAAGAGTTGTCCAAAATCCCTGTTTTCACAGGTTCTGATAGTACTTTATTGTTTGACAAACACGAAGTTTTTATTGCAGATGATCTGTTTCTGAAAGATCATTTTGGGCAGCTATCTTCTTGTCCTCTATTTGTCTGGTTTCCTCAGCCAAGCTTGCAATATTTGCCCAGGGGAAAGTTGCTCGAGATATATGCCCAAATTGGTGTGCGCACTCTCTCTGAATCTGTTGAAAAGAAGTTGCTTTCATTGCATGGATttcatttcaagcaagtcaatCCCAAGGAAATCTTTATTGGCAGAGGACTCTCCAAACTAATCCTTGGCTTTCTTGCTAGTCCTTCACTTGGACTCGAAGCAGAGAAAAGGCATGAAGCTCTTAAATGCCtcttgaatatcactgttcttgTGACACCTGAGCCTATCAATGTGGGTTACAAGTTATTGCTTTCTTCTGGGGAGTTCCTGTATGTGGAAGCAAGCCGAATGATACGCTGGGAGAGAGAAGATTCAAAGTTCTTTCTGCAAAAGTTTGACAAATCAGGCAGTCGCAGAAAGATGCTCGAGTACGCTACACATTTTGCTGAAGTTCTTTCTGAGGGAATTTTTCAGGGATTTTGGGAAAAAGAAGATCATATCTATCAGCTGGCAGAATTGATCAAGTTAGGTTTCATGATGGAGTTTGATGAGGCAGCCATTGATTTCTTGATGAAGACCAAGAACTTGGAGATATTCTTGGAGGACGAAGAGTTCCTCTCATCTGCTTTTTCACGTCACTAG
- the LOC113741160 gene encoding uncharacterized protein, with protein sequence MAVTMKQMSLIIATLGALSFIFGVVAENKKPASGTAVTMKDIVICNYPKDPTVALGICSIVFLVAASVAGYLSLFYPYRGKSVPQAALFRNTGFSVFFNIALGLTGLALAMLLWPTITEQLHLSHKVHHNLQTDCPTAKTGLLGGGAFLSLDSALFWLVSLMLADNAREDYFDETDVKGERVTSQGDDYEPDNLVKGSV encoded by the exons atggCAGTGACCATGAAACAGATGTCACTGATAATAGCAACACTGGGAGCGTTGTCCTTCATATTCGGGGTGGTTGCTGAAAACAAGAAG CCAGCATCTGGTACTGCAGTGACGATGAAAGATATTGTCATTTGCAATTATCCAAAAGATCCGACCGTAGCCCTTGGCATTTGTTCAATTGTGTTTCTGGTCGCTGCTAGTGTGGCTGGATACCTGTCCTTGTTTTATCCTTACCGAGGCAAGTCTGTTCCCCAGGCTGCTTTGTTCCGGAACACTGGCTTCTCTGTCTTTTTCAATATTGCTTT GGGCTTGACTGGATTAGCTCTAGCAATGCTGTTGTGGCCAACTATCACAGAACAACTGCACCTGAGCCATAAGGTTCATCACAATCTGCAAACAGATTGTCCCACTGCCAAGACTGGTCTTCTTGGTGGAGGAGCCTTTCTGTCTCTTGATTCAGCTCTTTTCTGGTTGGTCTCCCTGATGCTAGCGGACAATGCTCGGGAGGACTACTTTGATGAGACAGATGTTAAGGGTGAGCGCGTCACCAGTCAAGGCGATGATTATGAGCCAGATAACCTGGTCAAGGGCAGTGTTTAG
- the LOC113740563 gene encoding HVA22-like protein e: MGRFWTFLTYVHSAAGPTVMLLYPLYASVMAIESPSKLDDEQWLAYWILYSFITLVEILLQPILEWIPIWYSVKLAIVAWLVLPQFRGAAFIYEKLVRERVIKKYGAISNHVHKDKSPNGKSKGKKKFVDFITPKKSEHEAY; encoded by the exons ATGGGTCGTTTCTGGACCTTCCTTACCTATGTTCATTCAGCAGCTGG GCCAACAGTGATGTTGCTCTATCCTCT ATATGCTTCTGTAATGGCAATAGAAAGCCCTTCAAAACTAGATGACGAGCAATGGCTTGCATATTGGATCCTATATTCGTTTATCACATTGGTTGAGATACTTCTTCAACCCATCCTAGAATG GATACCAATTTGGTACAGCGTGAAGCTTGCAATTGTAGCATGGTTGGTGCTACCTCAGTTCAGAGGGGCTGCTTTCATATATGAGAAGCTTGTGAGGGAGAGAGTGATCAAGAAATACGGGGCAATTAGCAACCATGTCCACAAGGACAAGTCTCCAAATGGCAAAAGCAAAGGCAAAAAGAAGTTTGTGGATTTCATTACTCCTAAAAAG AGTGAACATGAAGCTTATTGA
- the LOC113741272 gene encoding palmitoyl-acyl carrier protein thioesterase, chloroplastic, with translation MALIKHAFLNYPCLIKPEVIKNHDSVGIPVAKFVGNSRSDGRNLRRFLRVNATTGPPRNVQTINGNKVNGIYVDGIPSFAQEQCPSVKENSNEEPNHEYLLGRFVEDRFVYRQSFIIRSYEIGPEKTATMETIMNLLQETALNHVTSSGVSGNGFGATREMSLRKLIWVVTRIHIQVEKYSSWGDVVEIDTWVAAAGKNGMRRDWVIRDYNTQKIITRATSTWVIMNRETRRLCKIPDEVREEVQPFYLNRVSISTEDTDSEKIEKLTDETAERIRSGLAPRWNDMDANQHVNNVKYIGWILESVPINILEDYNLTSMTLEYRRECTQSNVLESLTSMKPDGKDDQEGSSKLVVKNDKKGWECTHLLRMEADQAEIVRARSVWQYKQHRLII, from the exons ATGGCCTTGATAAAACATGCTTTTCTGAATTATCCTTGCCTGATCAAGCCAGAGGTGATCAAGAATCATGACAGTGTGGGCATCCCAGTAGCAAAATTCGTGGGCAATTCGAGGTCCGATGGTCGAAATCTTAGGCGCTTTTTGAGGGTGAATGCAACAACAGGCCCTCCAAGAAATGTTCAAACAATTAATGGAAACAAAGTAAATGGGATTTATGTTGATGGGATACCATCTTTTGCACAAGAACAGTGTCCATCGGTGAAAGAAAATAGCAATGAGGAGCCAAATCATGAGTATCTTCTTGGAAGATTCGTTGAAGACAGGTTTGTGTATAGACAGTCGTTTATTATCAGGTCCTACGAAATTGGACCAGAGAAGACTGCGACCATGGAAACCATTATGAATCTTCTTCAG GAGACAGCTCTGAATCATGTAACAAGCTCTGGTGTGTCTGGAAATGGTTTTGGTGCAACTCGTGAGATGAGCCTCCGGAAACTCATTTGGGTGGTCACTCGCATTCATATCCAAGTCGAGAAATATAGCTCCTG GGGCGATGTTGTTGAGATTGATACTTGGGTAGCTGCAGCAGGTAAGAATGGAATGCGTCGAGACTGGGTAATTCGAGACTACAACACCCAAAAGATTATAACAAGGGCAACAAG CACATGGGTGATAATGAACAGAGAAACAAGAAGGTTATGTAAAATCCCAGATGAAGTAAGAGAAGAAGTCCAGCCCTTTTACTTGAACAGAGTTTCAATATCCACAGAAGATACTGATAGCGAAAAGATCGAAAAATTGACTGATGAAACAGCAGAAAGAATCCGATCAGGTCTAGCT CCTCGATGGAATGACATGGATGCTAACCAGCACGTCAATAATGTCAAATACATAGGATGGATTTTGGAG AGCGTGCCCATCAATATCTTAGAGGACTATAATCTCACAAGCATGACATTAGAATATAGACGTGAATGCACTCAATCCAATGTTCTCGAGTCCCTAACAAGTATGAAACCAGACGGAAAAGATGACCAAGAAGGCAGCTCAAAATTGGTagtaaagaatgataagaaAGGTTGGGAATGCACGCATTTGCTTCGCATGGAAGCTGATCAGGCAGAGATAGTCCGAGCAAGATCAGTATGGCAGTACAAACAACATCGCcttatcatttga
- the LOC113740683 gene encoding uncharacterized protein yields the protein MGCGASTLGDNGAVTPVKARPLFLHRFEEFKKRRHSQAFKGTTPSKKELLLADKEEDQSGSTKQDLCNKTGKDSFLHDETGSCVTSEGSKGGSPDRLTKEDSEKEDAGKKDVCSEEDISREKGNLEENEGRSIEPLAKDEAKVERVMDGDVKKVEEVEDHEDDDHDDDDDVDDDGRMIRNHEDDLFFPGSPSFRVYFVDKTKDNKDEGVDDHLTDVAPTDDDSVPSKQLPVAEESKKGKKRRSFKKVLPTGKQAKNMFNVRACMSSNSHHDRTHLLPAKAQA from the exons atgggCTGTGGTGCTTCAACATTGGGTGACAATGGCGCTGTTACGCCGGTTAAGGCACGGCCTCTCTTCCTCCACCGGTTTGAGGAATTCAAGAAACGAAGACATTCCCAGGCATTTAAAGGCACCACGCCTTCGAAGAAAGAATTGCTATTGGCAGATAAGGAAGAAGATCAAAGTGGTTCAACAAAACAGGATTTATGTAACAAGACCGGGAAAGACTCATTTTTACATGATGAAACCGGTAGCTGTGTCACGTCTGAGGGCTCAAAAGGGGGATCACCAGACAGACTGACGAAAGAAGACTCCGAAAAAGAGGACGCCGGCAAGAAAGATGTATGTTCTGAGGAGGATATCTCAAGAGAAAAGGGtaatttggaagaaaatgaaggaagaTCAATTGAACCATTGGCCAAAGATGAGGCCAAGGTTGAACGTGTCATGGATGGAGATGTTAAAAAAGTGGAAGAGGTCGAAGATCATGAGGATGATGATCacgacgacgacgacgacgTTGATGATGATGGAAGAATGATCAGAAATCATGAGGATGATCTCTTCTTTCCAGGCTCACCAAGTTTCAGAGTGTACTTTGtagataaaacaaaagacaacaAAGATGAAG GAGTGGATGATCATTTAACAGATGTGGCTCCAACCGATGATGATTCCGTCCCGTCGAAG CAACTGCCCGTGGCTGAGGAATcgaagaaagggaagaaaaggaGGAGTTTCAAGAAGGTTTTACCAACTGGTAAACAAGCAAAGAATATGTTCAATGTCCGAGCATGCATGTCATCCAACTCCCATCACGACCGAACCCACTTGCTCCCTGCAAAAGCTCAAGCATGA